The DNA region TTATAACAAATGAGCTAGAAATTGCTAGAATTAACGCCTTAATAACACCACTGATACGCAATGGACAGTCAATTCACCAAATCTATGTGAACCATGTAGATGAACTAATGTGTAGCGAGAAAACCCTTTATAACTATATTGATGCGTGCCTGTTTGATGTAAGAAACATTGATCTTCCTCGCAAGGTTAAGTATCGTCCTCGTTATAAAAAGCCTGTGTTTAAGGTAGATAGAGGCTGTCGTATTGGTCGTAATTATAAGGACTTCTGTGACTTTATGCTAAAGAATCCAGATTATTGTGTAGTACAAATGGATTCAATGATTGGTACACAAGGAGGAAAGGTACTGCTTACGTTACACTTTGTGGCTTCGAGTTTTATGATGGCCTTTCTCCGAAAAGCAAATACATCACAATCAGTTATTGACGTATTTAGTGACATGTATGAAACCCTTGGTAAATCAACATATAAGAAGCTTTTCCCAGTAATTCTTACTGATAATGGCAGTGAATTCTCCAACCCTAAAGCCATAGAATACTCAGCAGCGGGAACCCATAGAAGTCACCTGTTTTATTGTGATCCTAGTGCTCCTTACCAAAAAGGTTCAATAGAAGTTAATCACTCTTTAATAAGAAGAATATTGCCAAAAGGGAAATCTTTTAATGACTTAACACAGGATG from Desulfuribacillus alkaliarsenatis includes:
- a CDS encoding IS30 family transposase, whose product is MSKYLTFDQRLEIEIGLKERLSFGEIAEKLAKDRTTISKEIRRNHIVKKTGYSGWPYNACKHRHSCNKSKVCDECKYSSRIYCKLCKLCNESCQFYEEEICVSKFKPPYVCNGCAQIDKCTLSKPYYSAIDAHNTFSETISEARSGIITNELEIARINALITPLIRNGQSIHQIYVNHVDELMCSEKTLYNYIDACLFDVRNIDLPRKVKYRPRYKKPVFKVDRGCRIGRNYKDFCDFMLKNPDYCVVQMDSMIGTQGGKVLLTLHFVASSFMMAFLRKANTSQSVIDVFSDMYETLGKSTYKKLFPVILTDNGSEFSNPKAIEYSAAGTHRSHLFYCDPSAPYQKGSIEVNHSLIRRILPKGKSFNDLTQD